A window of Microbispora hainanensis genomic DNA:
CAGGCGGGCGGAACACCGGCGCACAGAACCCGCGCACACAGCACACTCCCGAACAGGGCACCCCCAAACAGAGCACCCCCAAACAGGGCACCCCCAAACAGGGCACCCCCAAACAGGGCACGCGCGAACAGAACCCGGGCGGAACGAGCGCAGACGGGTCCGCTCCCGCCCGCTGCGGACCGCCCCCGTCATGTTCGCCGCCGTCTGCGTGTTCGGCGCGGCCGGCGGGCTCGCGCTGGTCTCCGGTCAGGCCCCGGCCGAGCGGCTCGAAGCGATACGCGTCTCCCCGACGGCGGCCCCGCAGGACCCGGGACAGCCCGAGGAGCCCGAAGCGTCCGAAGAGCCCGTGCTGGGCCGGGAGGGGAACGGCCCGCCGGAGGCGACGCCCGCCGCCCCCGGAGACGAGACACCCCCACCGAACGACTCCCCCCAATCGGCCGCGACCGCCCCACCCCACACCGCACCCTCGGGGCGGTCGCGGCCGTCTTCCCCCTCCACGCGGCGTACGCCCGAGCCGGCACTGACGGCGCTGTGCCCCGGAGACCTGGGCACGGCCACGGGCGCGTCGATCACGCTGGCCGCCCGCAACGCCGTGATCGAGTGGACGGCCGTCGCCTCGGGCGGGATCACGGTCTCACCCCGGCACGGCAGGCTCCGCGCGGGCGCGAGCGGCCGGGTCACGCTCTCCGTCGTCGATCCGGGCGTCGCGGGCAAAGGGATCGTGACCTTCACGTCCTCGGCCGGCCGGCCCTCGTGCCGGATGACCTGGGACGGCCGGGAGGGGAACGGTGACACCGACCCGCTGCCCGACCGGAGCTCCGAGCCCACGACGGCCCCCACCCGCCCCACGCGTCCCCCCGGCGGCGGCTCCTCCTCCCAGCCACCGGATGAGCCGGGCGAGTCCGGCGGGTCCGGCGAGACGGGTGACGGCCCGTCCGCGGCCGGCGAGGCCGCCGCCACGCCCTCTACCTGACGCATCCGCCACACAATCACCATTTGTTACACCCTTGTTGGAACTTTGGCACTCGCCAGTAACAATCAGGATTCGCGAGGTGTCAGCGGAAGTTTGAAAGGGGAAAAACGACGCGACCGAGGATTTGAGGGGGCATTGTGGCCCAAGCATGGCTGCCCGGCGCAAGCCGACTTCCCTCCCCCGGGGACTCCGGATCAATGCTCGGAGGAGCCCCGAGGACCGTCTGGTTCATCTGGCCCGCCGACCCCCAAGGGGTCTCCGCCAGGTCCGTCGCCCAGCGGCTGGTCCAGCTCCACCGGCCCTCCCACCTGGTGTGGAATCCGGTGACCGGAGAGATCGTCCAGTTGCTCCCGCCCACCAGGGCGGGCGGCGGGCTCGCCGCGGACCGCGGCAGGAACGGACGGATCTGCGTGCAGATCCAAGTCATCGGCTCGGCGAGGGAACCGTTCACCGACACCAAACTCGACGGCCTGGACGACATCCTGGCCTGGCTCGACTCGTGGGAGGTGCCGCGCCGATGGCCGGCCGGCCCTCCACTGCCCTATCCGCACTCCCTGACCGCCGAACGCAGCAAACGGCTGTGGGCACGGGGCGGCCACTTCGGCCACTCCCAGGTGCCCGGCACAAGGGAAGGCGACCCGGGATCGATCGACATCGCCCGCATCATCGGCGAGGAGGCGCCCAACCTGGAGGTCCCCGTGCCCCGAAGCGAGCTCAGGCTTCTGCAGGAGGTATGAGCTCCCTGATCACCATGCACCCGCGCCGTACGTCGGCCCGGGACGCCGAGCCGTAGCCCAGCACGAGGCCGTGCACCCGAGGCGGCCCGATGTGGTGGGGTTCGGCCGTGTCCAGGAGCACGCCGCGTTCCCCGGCCCGCCGCACCAGGCCGGGGACCACTTCGGCGGGCAGGGGGACCATGACGTGGAGCCCGGCCGTGTCGCCTCGCACGTACGGCCCGAGCACCTCGACGATGGTCTCCCTCCTGCGGGCGTACTCCAGCCGCATCCTGCGCAGGTGCCGGTCGAGGTCACCGCGTTCCAGCAGGGTCGTCACGGCCCGCTGGACCGGCCCCGACGTGCGGTCGGCGAGCTGCGTCCTGCGCTCGGCCACGGCGTCGAGCAGGCCGGCGGGGGCGACCAGCCAGCCGAGCCCGACGTCGGGACCGAGCGACTTCGACAGCGTGCCGAGCAGCACCACCCGCCCGGGGTCGAGCCCGTAGAGCGCGGGCAGCGGCGCGACGTCGTAGCGGAACTCGGCGTCGTAGTCGTCCTCGACGACGATCGCGCCGGTCCTGCGCGCCCAGGCGAGCAGCTTCTCCCTGCGCGGGATCGGCAGCCTGCCGCCGAGTGGGAACTGGTGTGCGGGCGTCGTGTAGAGCACCCGCAGGTCGTCGGGGAGCGCCTCGACGATCACGCCCTGCTCGTCCACCGGGCAGGGCACGACCTCCGCGCCCCGGGAGGCGAAGATCCGCCGGGCGGCCCGCCAGCCGGGCTCCTCCACGCCCGCCCGGGTGCCCGGTCCGAGCAGCGTGGCCGCGATCAGGTCGAGCCCGTTGCCGGTGCCCCTGGTGACCATGACGTTGCCCGCGCCCACCGGCACGGCCCTGGCCCTGCGCAGGTGGTCGGCCAGCAGCTCGCGCAGCTCCGGGTGGCCGTAGGGGTCGGGGAACGCGTTCAGCGCGAGCTCGCCGGCCGAACGCCAGGCCCGCCGCCAGGCCGCAGTGTCATAACCGAACACCCACGGCCGTCCCGCCCGCAGGTCCACCACCCCCGGGGGCGGCGGCTCGCGACGCTCGGCCCGGCGGGCCTCGGCCGGCTTCTCGGCGGACCTCTCGGCCGGCTTCTCGGCGGCCGGTTTCTCGGCAGGCTTCTCGTACGGCAGCGCCTCGTCGGCCACGTAGGTGCCCGAGCCGTGCCGCCCGTCCAGCCACCCCTCGGCGTACAACTGCTGGTAGGCGTCGGTCGCGACGGTCCTGCTGACCCGGAGCAGGGCGGCGAGGGCCCGCGTGGACGGCAGCCGCTCCCCCGCCCTGAGCCGGCCGGTGCGCATGGCCTCGCGTAACTGATCGGCCACCTGGACGGCGAGCGGCACCGGGCACTCGCGGTCCACGGCCAGCGGCAGGTCTATGGTCACGCGCAAAGTGGTCTCCCCATATGGCCCGCAAGTGGACGTCCTCCACCGGTCCACTTCGGCCTAACTTAACGGACATGCTCTCCCCAACCTCCCGCACCACCCTTCGACGGGCGAAAGACCGCGCCCGCACCGACCGCGCCGACCTCTACGCGATCCTCGACGCCGGGCTCATCTGTCATCTCGGCGTGGTGGCCGACGGGTCGCCCATGGTGATCCCCACCGGATATGGACGGATCGGCGACACCCTCTATCTGCACGGCTCCACCGGCGCGACCTCGCTGCGCGCCGCGCTCGGCGGCCCGGTCTGCGTCACCGTGACCCACCTCGACGGGATCGTGCTGGCGCGCTCCGCCTTCCACCACTCCGTGAACTACCGGTCCGCCATGGTCTATGGCCTCGCCCGGGTGGTGGACGACCCCGAGGAACAGCTCACCGGTCTGCGGGCCATCACCGAGCAGCTCGCCCCCGGGCAGTGGGACGTCGTACGTCCGCCGGGCCGCAAGGAGACGGCCGCCACGGCCGTGGTCGCCCTGTCCTTGGAGGAGGCGTCGGTGAAGGTCCGGCAGGGACCGCCGAAAGACGACGAGGAGGACTACGACCTGCCCGTCTGGGCGGGTGTGCTGCCCCTCACCGTGGCGTGGGGCGCACCCGAGCCCGACCCGCGCCTCACACCCGGCATCCCGGTTCCCCCGCACATCGGGAACCGGCAGCCGCGGCTGTAAGCGGTTTGCAAGCGGTTTCGCCGAAACTGCGACCGACCTTTCATCGACCAGGGAGGCCGCATGAGTTCCGCCGAGCACTGGAATGTGCCCGGTTACACGGTCACGCGTGAACTGGGCGCCGGAGGCGGGGGCCGCGTCGTCCTCGCCGTCCACGAGCGCTCCGGCGCTCCGGTCGCGATCAAGTATCTGTCGGAGGACCTGCGCCGGGACGAGGCGTTCGTCGCCCGTTTCCGGGAGGAGGCCCGCCTGCTCGTCGAGCTGAGCGACCCCCACGTGGTGCGGCTCTACGAATACCTGGAGACCGAGCAGGGCGCCGCGATCGTCATGGAACTGGTCGACGGCCCCACCCTGCGGGCGCTGCTGCGCAGGCAGGGCCCGACGGGCGCCGAGGCCGCGCTCGCCGTCCTCAAGGGCTCGCTGCTCGGCCTGGCCGCGGCGCACGCGACCGGCGTCGTCCACCGTGACTACAAGCCCGAGAACGTGCTGGTCACCACCGACGGGGCGAGCAAGCTCGCCGACTTCGGCATCGCCGTACGGGCCGGAGGAGCCCCCGGTTCCCCGGCCGGCACCCCGCCGTACATGGCCCCCGAGCAGTGGACGGGCGCGGCCGCCTCGCCGGCGTCCGACGTGTACGCCGCGACCGCGGTCTTCTTCGAGTGCCTGACCGGGCGCCGGCCGTACCGGGCGACCGAGCACTCCGTCCTCCGGCACATGCACCAGACGGCGCCCGTGCCGGTCGAGGAGGTCCCCGAGCCGCTGCGGCCCCTGGTCGCGCGCGGCATGGCGAAGGATCCCGCGCTGCGGCCGGCGAGCGCCGCCGCGTTCGTCTACGAGCTGGAGCGGACCGCCGTGGCGGCGTACGGGCAGGACTGGGAGGAGCGGGGCCGTCGCAGGCTGGCCGCGCTCGCCGCCGCCCTCGCCGCGACGTTCCCGCTGAACCCGACGCGCCCCTCCGAGACCGGCTCCTCGCTGTTCACCACGACGCTGCGGTCACTGCGGGCGCTGCGGAGCAAGGGCGTCCTGCTCACCGCCGGGGCCGCGCTGGTGGTGGTCGCGGGCGGCGGCATCGGGGCGTACGCCCTCGGCTCGGCCGGGACGCGCACCGCCGCGACGTCGCCGGCCACCCGGATCACAGACCCGGGGAGCACGGACGCGGGGAACACGGTGCCCGTCACGGCGTCCGCGTCGCCGGTCGTCCCCGAGGAGACCTCAAGCGCGACCCCGAGCCCGACCCCGAGCCCGACACCGAGCCCGACACCGAGCGAGACACCTGACGAGACGCCCACGGGGACGCCGGACGAGACGCCCGAGGCGACATCGGAGGCGACGCCCGAAGCGACGCCGTCGGAGACACCCGTGGTGACCTATCCGGAATCTCCCATGCCGTCCCCCATGCCGTCTCCCGTGTCTTCCCCCAAGCCGTCGCCCTCGGTGAAGCCATCGCCCTCGGCGTCCCCCACGCCCTCGCCCTCGCCATCCCCCTCGCCCTCGCCCTCGCCATCCCCCTCGCCCTCGGCCTCCCCCTCGCCCTCGCCCTCGCCCTCGCCCTCGCCCTCGCCCTCGCCCTCGCCCTCGCTCACGACGGTCGCCGAGCTGGACGTCGGCGGGCTGTCGTACCGGACAGGAAGGGGTGCGCACGGCGCGACCGGCACCGGCACCGGCACCGGCACGGTCACCGTCAGGACGAGCGGGCCGGGCAAGGTGACCCTGACCGTGCGCTTCACCGCGAACGGCACGGTGACCGCCACCCGCACGCTCACCCTCAGCGGCGCGACGACCTACACGCGCACC
This region includes:
- a CDS encoding serine/threonine-protein kinase, producing the protein MSSAEHWNVPGYTVTRELGAGGGGRVVLAVHERSGAPVAIKYLSEDLRRDEAFVARFREEARLLVELSDPHVVRLYEYLETEQGAAIVMELVDGPTLRALLRRQGPTGAEAALAVLKGSLLGLAAAHATGVVHRDYKPENVLVTTDGASKLADFGIAVRAGGAPGSPAGTPPYMAPEQWTGAAASPASDVYAATAVFFECLTGRRPYRATEHSVLRHMHQTAPVPVEEVPEPLRPLVARGMAKDPALRPASAAAFVYELERTAVAAYGQDWEERGRRRLAALAAALAATFPLNPTRPSETGSSLFTTTLRSLRALRSKGVLLTAGAALVVVAGGGIGAYALGSAGTRTAATSPATRITDPGSTDAGNTVPVTASASPVVPEETSSATPSPTPSPTPSPTPSETPDETPTGTPDETPEATSEATPEATPSETPVVTYPESPMPSPMPSPVSSPKPSPSVKPSPSASPTPSPSPSPSPSPSPSPSPSASPSPSPSPSPSPSPSPSPSLTTVAELDVGGLSYRTGRGAHGATGTGTGTGTVTVRTSGPGKVTLTVRFTANGTVTATRTLTLSGATTYTRTVSGGLGRVCSGTWGMSVTTSPAWPGGTRTAMAKVPACPTSVTSVKVGAPVVSSAASFARAAGAATATVTATVTVTTDGTGPVDLTGRFSAPSAGGGTKTVRLSGATTYTRTLSHTFSRRPCGEKVTFEASTDPAAPGGTATSAATVTCPASVGQVRVQSLTISGTTATATIAVTAGNTSAVRLNLAWASGGSTVSTRTLSLSGKTAYTVTATYTYSTWPCGSYGVTASTSPAAAGGASTVTRQTDSCIK
- a CDS encoding pyridoxamine 5'-phosphate oxidase family protein; this translates as MLSPTSRTTLRRAKDRARTDRADLYAILDAGLICHLGVVADGSPMVIPTGYGRIGDTLYLHGSTGATSLRAALGGPVCVTVTHLDGIVLARSAFHHSVNYRSAMVYGLARVVDDPEEQLTGLRAITEQLAPGQWDVVRPPGRKETAATAVVALSLEEASVKVRQGPPKDDEEDYDLPVWAGVLPLTVAWGAPEPDPRLTPGIPVPPHIGNRQPRL
- a CDS encoding sigma-70 family RNA polymerase sigma factor codes for the protein MPEWPGVGRADDHRLLEALRRGGGADAQATAALYDAYADRLSDYAYELVRDLDTAERAVHDALVAASCCAGRLKEPARLRAWLYALTRFHSATRSTRKGAAQVTGPVMEMTESADPPLAALVREALGEIADHEREVLQLAVRHGLTAAEVGSVLGLSSRQVSARLTRARDHLENAAAALVLARVGRAHCPELSALVDHGVGAAWQDGPLAAPLRKRLSKHIAGCEICREGRGRHVSAGRLLDMIPVAFPPLSLRRRVIESALHADRRDDVATAAFDQRGFPATTGRRAEHRRTEPAHTAHSRTGHPQTEHPQTGHPQTGHPQTGHARTEPGRNERRRVRSRPLRTAPVMFAAVCVFGAAGGLALVSGQAPAERLEAIRVSPTAAPQDPGQPEEPEASEEPVLGREGNGPPEATPAAPGDETPPPNDSPQSAATAPPHTAPSGRSRPSSPSTRRTPEPALTALCPGDLGTATGASITLAARNAVIEWTAVASGGITVSPRHGRLRAGASGRVTLSVVDPGVAGKGIVTFTSSAGRPSCRMTWDGREGNGDTDPLPDRSSEPTTAPTRPTRPPGGGSSSQPPDEPGESGGSGETGDGPSAAGEAAATPST
- a CDS encoding PLP-dependent aminotransferase family protein → MRVTIDLPLAVDRECPVPLAVQVADQLREAMRTGRLRAGERLPSTRALAALLRVSRTVATDAYQQLYAEGWLDGRHGSGTYVADEALPYEKPAEKPAAEKPAERSAEKPAEARRAERREPPPPGVVDLRAGRPWVFGYDTAAWRRAWRSAGELALNAFPDPYGHPELRELLADHLRRARAVPVGAGNVMVTRGTGNGLDLIAATLLGPGTRAGVEEPGWRAARRIFASRGAEVVPCPVDEQGVIVEALPDDLRVLYTTPAHQFPLGGRLPIPRREKLLAWARRTGAIVVEDDYDAEFRYDVAPLPALYGLDPGRVVLLGTLSKSLGPDVGLGWLVAPAGLLDAVAERRTQLADRTSGPVQRAVTTLLERGDLDRHLRRMRLEYARRRETIVEVLGPYVRGDTAGLHVMVPLPAEVVPGLVRRAGERGVLLDTAEPHHIGPPRVHGLVLGYGSASRADVRRGCMVIRELIPPAEA